A genomic window from Companilactobacillus alimentarius DSM 20249 includes:
- a CDS encoding ParA family protein: MARKISVANQKGGVGKTTTTINLGACLTDLGQKVLIVDTDPQGNATSGLGIKKANVEKDVYDVLVNEYPLKKTIIHTKHKNLDIVPATIQLAGAEMELTSMMARETRLRAGLEEVDADYDIILIDCPPSLGQLSTNAFTASDSIIIPVQSEYYALEGLSQLLNTIRLVQKHFNTSLAIEGVLITMLDARTNLGAQVVEEVKSYFGDSVYKSIVPRNTRLAEAPSYGLPIVDFDDKSRGAKAYRDLAKEVLKRNGIKQK, translated from the coding sequence ATGGCACGAAAAATATCTGTTGCAAATCAAAAGGGTGGTGTTGGAAAAACTACAACCACCATCAATTTGGGAGCATGTTTAACTGATCTGGGCCAAAAAGTATTGATTGTTGATACTGATCCGCAAGGAAATGCGACTAGTGGATTAGGAATCAAAAAGGCCAATGTTGAAAAGGATGTTTATGACGTTTTAGTCAATGAATATCCACTAAAGAAGACCATTATACATACAAAACATAAAAATCTTGATATTGTGCCAGCAACAATCCAATTGGCTGGTGCAGAAATGGAATTGACCTCCATGATGGCACGTGAAACACGCTTGCGTGCAGGACTTGAGGAAGTAGACGCTGATTATGATATTATCCTGATCGACTGCCCACCTTCATTAGGTCAATTGTCAACGAATGCCTTTACGGCAAGCGATTCAATCATTATTCCAGTTCAAAGCGAGTACTATGCTTTGGAAGGGTTGAGTCAATTGCTAAATACAATTCGCTTAGTTCAAAAACACTTTAATACTAGTTTAGCTATTGAAGGAGTTTTGATTACGATGTTAGACGCTCGGACTAATCTGGGAGCTCAAGTTGTAGAAGAAGTGAAGTCATATTTTGGCGATTCGGTTTATAAATCAATCGTACCAAGAAATACACGTTTGGCCGAAGCACCAAGCTATGGACTACCAATCGTCGACTTTGATGATAAGTCAAGAGGTGCAAAAGCATATCGTGATCTTGCTAAGGAGGTGTTAAAACGTAATGGCATCAAGCAAAAATAA
- a CDS encoding type 1 glutamine amidotransferase: MRINVLQHTPNEGPGMIQDWSQKHGHEMYIYHPYQFGYLSTAEETDLLVILGGPMSPNDNLSWIKQERDLIKELLNQNKPLFGVCFGAQQITKALGYEVSKAPAKEVGFAPVYRRDAKFLNIPEELNVLHWHEEMFEIPADAQLLFSSDRVENQGFILNHRVVGLQFHLEPKRDNVREIVVNDFPYLKGSVLNQTSKEILETRISDDNKQTLYKLLDYIVEK; this comes from the coding sequence ATGAGAATAAATGTTTTGCAACATACACCTAACGAAGGACCAGGAATGATCCAAGATTGGTCGCAAAAACATGGTCATGAAATGTATATTTATCATCCATACCAATTCGGATACTTATCAACAGCTGAAGAAACCGATCTATTGGTAATTCTTGGCGGTCCAATGAGTCCGAATGATAATTTATCATGGATCAAGCAAGAACGTGATTTAATCAAAGAATTGTTAAATCAAAATAAACCCTTGTTCGGTGTTTGTTTTGGAGCACAACAGATCACTAAAGCACTGGGATACGAGGTTTCTAAAGCTCCCGCTAAAGAAGTCGGTTTCGCACCAGTTTATCGGCGTGACGCTAAGTTTCTTAATATTCCGGAAGAATTGAACGTTTTACATTGGCATGAAGAAATGTTTGAAATTCCAGCAGACGCACAATTGTTGTTCTCCAGTGACAGAGTTGAAAACCAAGGTTTTATTTTAAATCACCGTGTTGTCGGTTTGCAGTTTCACCTGGAACCTAAAAGAGATAATGTTAGAGAGATAGTTGTAAATGATTTTCCTTACCTGAAAGGTTCAGTTTTGAATCAGACTAGTAAGGAAATCCTAGAAACTAGAATATCTGATGATAATAAACAAACTTTGTATAAACTATTAGATTATATCGTAGAAAAATAG
- a CDS encoding MerR family transcriptional regulator produces MSEFTTGKLAKLTGISIRTLQYYDKRALLKPSKIGEGGRRIYTETDLSKLKLILLLKGLGLSLKAIAEILESKNSIVILKLLLEQQQKILKDSIDDSKAQLKTVEELYRNLPQINQVSIKTIDDIEDIMNNKKGLKKVHLKMILYGLLIDVLEYGTLALGIFKRVWWPFFGSMILVIIGAIFLTRFYFQKTNYICPNCNSEFKPSIKEAFWASHNFRARKLTCPVCGKKDYCIEVYDNGDSASW; encoded by the coding sequence ATGTCAGAATTTACGACGGGAAAATTAGCTAAATTAACGGGAATCTCCATTCGTACATTACAATATTACGATAAAAGAGCACTTTTGAAACCTAGCAAAATCGGTGAAGGTGGTCGAAGAATTTATACCGAAACAGATTTGAGCAAATTGAAACTGATTTTACTACTAAAAGGATTAGGCTTATCTCTCAAAGCGATTGCGGAAATTCTAGAGAGTAAGAATTCGATCGTGATATTGAAATTACTACTCGAACAGCAGCAAAAAATTCTTAAAGATTCTATTGATGATTCGAAAGCACAATTAAAAACCGTTGAGGAATTGTACCGTAATTTACCGCAGATAAACCAAGTCTCCATAAAAACGATTGATGACATAGAAGATATTATGAATAACAAAAAAGGTTTAAAAAAAGTTCATCTAAAAATGATTTTATACGGACTCCTAATTGATGTACTTGAATATGGAACTTTGGCTTTAGGAATTTTTAAGAGAGTTTGGTGGCCCTTTTTTGGATCTATGATTTTAGTCATCATTGGTGCAATTTTTTTGACAAGATTTTATTTTCAAAAAACCAATTATATTTGTCCAAATTGTAATTCAGAGTTCAAGCCTAGTATCAAAGAGGCCTTTTGGGCTAGTCATAATTTTCGAGCACGTAAATTAACTTGCCCTGTCTGTGGTAAGAAAGATTATTGTATTGAGGTTTATGACAATGGAGATTCAGCTTCTTGGTAA
- a CDS encoding ParB/RepB/Spo0J family partition protein, with product MASSKNKKGLGRGIDAIFSEFEAIDENSETVVDLSIDDIRPNPYQPRKTFDEHALNELARSIEQNGVFQPIIVRESVNGFEIIAGERRFRASKIAKKTTIPAIIRPLSESGMMEIAVLENLQREDLTPLEEADAYQTLITKLNLTQEQVSQRLGKSRPYIANYLRLLNLPEETKKLVQSSKLSMGQARTLLSLKDKDQIDKLAKRAVEEDLTVRQLEQLATESKHDSKKKRKAVQKSPYIKATEDKLVERFDTPVSVKETRSGHGKLEIDFSNTDDLNRILDILGIHLD from the coding sequence ATGGCATCAAGCAAAAATAAAAAAGGTTTAGGCAGAGGAATTGACGCAATTTTTTCTGAATTTGAAGCAATTGATGAAAACAGTGAAACCGTAGTAGATTTGTCGATTGACGATATTCGACCTAATCCATACCAACCTAGAAAGACTTTTGATGAACATGCTTTGAATGAATTGGCACGTTCTATTGAGCAAAACGGCGTCTTTCAACCGATTATTGTACGTGAAAGCGTGAATGGGTTTGAAATCATTGCTGGTGAGAGACGTTTTCGAGCAAGTAAAATTGCTAAGAAGACTACTATTCCTGCAATCATTCGTCCTTTGAGTGAATCAGGGATGATGGAAATTGCTGTTTTGGAAAACTTACAACGTGAAGATTTAACTCCTCTAGAAGAGGCAGACGCTTATCAAACTTTGATCACAAAGTTGAACTTGACTCAAGAACAAGTGTCACAGAGATTGGGCAAGAGTCGTCCTTACATTGCTAACTATCTACGTCTTTTGAATTTACCTGAGGAAACTAAGAAACTAGTCCAAAGCAGTAAATTGTCGATGGGACAAGCAAGGACGCTTTTGAGTTTAAAAGATAAAGACCAAATTGATAAATTGGCTAAACGAGCAGTTGAAGAAGATTTAACTGTTCGCCAACTAGAACAATTAGCGACTGAATCTAAGCACGATAGCAAGAAGAAGCGTAAAGCCGTTCAGAAATCGCCTTATATTAAAGCTACCGAGGATAAATTGGTCGAAAGATTTGATACACCTGTTTCTGTAAAGGAAACTAGAAGTGGTCATGGAAAACTTGAAATTGATTTCTCGAATACGGATGATTTAAACCGTATTTTAGACATATTAGGAATCCATTTAGATTAG
- a CDS encoding CopY/TcrY family copper transport repressor, with protein sequence MDTVAPKKEQRKVEISSAEWQIMRIVWTLKHVTSTEIINLMQQKQTWSDSTIKTLITRLTKKKFLSRKKDKGHYIYSATVSEQETMDEYANSLFSNFCAHKTGSVLNELIDTLDISKDDIKLLQKALDNKLKNAPVRVNCDCLPDGCDHMC encoded by the coding sequence ATGGATACTGTAGCACCAAAAAAAGAACAGAGAAAAGTTGAAATTTCTTCAGCAGAATGGCAAATTATGCGTATTGTTTGGACTTTAAAGCATGTGACAAGTACGGAAATCATTAATTTAATGCAACAAAAGCAAACTTGGTCAGATTCAACAATCAAGACTTTAATCACGCGACTAACGAAGAAAAAATTTTTAAGTCGTAAAAAAGATAAGGGACACTACATTTATTCAGCTACCGTTTCCGAACAAGAGACAATGGATGAGTACGCTAATAGTCTTTTTAGTAATTTTTGTGCTCACAAAACTGGTTCGGTTTTGAATGAATTGATAGACACTTTAGATATCAGTAAAGATGATATTAAATTGTTGCAAAAAGCATTGGATAATAAATTAAAGAATGCTCCTGTTCGTGTTAATTGCGATTGTTTGCCAGATGGCTGTGACCATATGTGTTAA
- the rsmG gene encoding 16S rRNA (guanine(527)-N(7))-methyltransferase RsmG, whose amino-acid sequence MKPEEFFKALAQKGIELSSVQKEQFATYFHELVETNKVMNLTSITEEDQVYLKHFYDSIVLGFVDESILNEELTLCDIGSGAGFPSLPLKIINPKLKITIVDSLNKRIKFLDSLVAKLNLTDVRLVHGRAEEVGKNPQFRESFDVVTARAVAAMNALTEFCLPLVKIGGQFVAMKSEKAPEEVKEASFAIKTLGGDVKKQESVELPNEAGIRNFIFVEKISKTPKKYPRKPGTPAKKPLVK is encoded by the coding sequence ATGAAACCGGAAGAATTTTTTAAAGCTTTAGCCCAAAAAGGTATTGAATTGAGTAGTGTTCAAAAAGAACAATTTGCGACATACTTTCATGAATTGGTCGAGACGAATAAGGTTATGAATTTGACTTCCATAACTGAAGAAGATCAAGTTTATTTAAAACATTTTTATGATTCAATTGTTTTAGGATTTGTGGATGAAAGTATTTTGAATGAAGAGCTAACTTTGTGCGATATCGGTTCAGGTGCAGGTTTTCCTTCGTTGCCATTAAAAATTATCAATCCTAAATTAAAAATAACGATTGTTGATTCATTAAATAAGAGAATTAAATTTTTGGATAGTTTAGTTGCCAAATTGAATTTAACTGATGTGAGATTGGTTCATGGTCGTGCCGAAGAGGTTGGTAAAAATCCCCAATTTCGCGAATCCTTTGACGTCGTAACAGCAAGAGCTGTCGCAGCAATGAATGCTTTGACTGAATTTTGTTTACCATTGGTTAAGATTGGTGGACAATTTGTAGCAATGAAGTCTGAAAAAGCACCAGAAGAAGTTAAAGAGGCTTCATTTGCGATTAAGACTTTAGGTGGCGATGTTAAAAAACAAGAGTCAGTCGAGTTACCAAATGAAGCTGGAATTCGTAATTTCATCTTTGTTGAAAAAATTTCTAAAACACCTAAAAAATATCCACGTAAACCTGGTACACCAGCTAAAAAACCGCTCGTGAAATAA
- a CDS encoding GNAT family N-acetyltransferase, giving the protein MIIVKHTNELSPKELIEIFKQRVAVFVVEQNCPYQEVDDHDYNDLHVCLIEDNNLKAYTRIIDLGDHITFGRVLVVNKYRKEGLGKEIVATTIEEIQKRFPKKNIQIQAQAYLQEFYESFGFKPISKVYLEDNIPHLDMLLEANI; this is encoded by the coding sequence ATGATAATCGTTAAACATACCAATGAGTTAAGCCCTAAGGAATTAATTGAGATTTTCAAACAACGAGTAGCCGTTTTCGTAGTCGAACAAAATTGTCCTTATCAAGAAGTCGATGATCATGATTATAACGACCTCCACGTTTGCCTAATCGAAGACAATAATCTCAAAGCTTATACAAGAATCATTGATCTCGGTGATCATATTACTTTTGGTCGAGTTCTAGTCGTTAACAAATATCGTAAAGAAGGTTTGGGTAAAGAAATTGTTGCAACAACTATTGAAGAAATTCAAAAGCGTTTTCCCAAAAAGAATATTCAAATACAAGCCCAAGCATATCTCCAAGAATTTTATGAAAGTTTTGGATTTAAACCCATTTCAAAAGTTTATTTAGAAGATAATATTCCTCACTTAGATATGTTATTGGAAGCAAATATTTAA